In Oncorhynchus tshawytscha isolate Ot180627B linkage group LG06, Otsh_v2.0, whole genome shotgun sequence, the following are encoded in one genomic region:
- the LOC121846712 gene encoding uncharacterized protein DDB_G0271670-like: protein SSSSSSSSSSSSSSSSSSSSSSRSSSSSSSNSSSSSRSSSGSSSSSSSSRGSSSSSSSSSSSSSSRSSSRSSSISSSSSSSRSSSSSSSSSSSRGSSHSSCSSSSSSSSSSSSSSSSSRGSSSSSSSSSSSSSSSSNSSSSSSSSSSRGSSSSSSSSSSSSSSSSSSSSSSRVSSRGSCSSSSSSSSSSSSNSSSSSSSGSSSSSSSSSSSRGSSSCSSSRGSSSCSSSSSNSSSSSSSNRSSSSSSSRSSSSSSSNSSSSSRSSSGSSSSSSSSRGSSSSSSSSSSSSSSSRSSSRSSSISSSSSSSNNGSSSRSSS, encoded by the coding sequence agcagtagcagtagcagtagcagtagtagtagtagtagtagtagtagtagtagtagtagcagtagcagaagtagtagcagtagtagtagcaatagtagtagcagtagcagaagtagtagtggtagtagtagcagcagcagtagtagtaggggtagtagtagcagtagcagtagtagtagtagtagtagcagtagcagaagtagtagcagaagcagtagtatcagtagcagcagtagtagtagcagaagtagtagtagtagtagtagcagcagtagtagtaggggtagtagtcatagtagttgtagtagtagcagtagcagtagtagcagtagtagtagtagtagcagtagtagtaggggtagtagtagcagtagcagtagcagtagcagtagtagtagcagtagcagtaatagtagtagtagtagtagtagtagcagtagcagaggtagtagtagtagtagtagtagtagtagtagtagtagcagtagtagtagtagtagcagcagtagtagtagggttAGTAGTcgtggtagttgtagtagcagtagcagtagcagtagcagtagtagtagtaatagtagtagtagcagtagcagtggcagtagtagtagtagtagtagcagtagtagtagtaggggtagtagtagttgtagtagtagtaggggtagtagtagttgtagtagtagcagtagcaatagcagtagcagtagtagtagtaatcgtagtagtagtagtagcagtagcagaagtagtagcagtagtagtagcaatagtagtagcagtagcagaagtagtagtggtagtagtagcagcagcagtagtagtaggggtagtagtagcagtagcagtagtagtagtagtagcagtagcagtagcagaagtagtagcagaagtagcagtatcagtagcagcagtagtagtagcaataatggtagcagtagcagaagtagtagt